A genomic region of Canis aureus isolate CA01 chromosome 16, VMU_Caureus_v.1.0, whole genome shotgun sequence contains the following coding sequences:
- the AJM1 gene encoding apical junction component 1 homolog isoform X1, which yields MTRTDPPDLLVSTVYQDIKVAAPGPASRRPPCERSVAPPAVPAPFNKRHCRSFDFLEALDGVAMEARMEPPPPEPAAQRSRPRDADPRRRARSKSAPRAPPGLAPAPASPPVLPRRGREAQRTARAEASPHREPAYPALRALANELHPIKLQPQRGVPGRIAPLCAATGRCAPPEPPAGPAPHVRCRLDIKPDDAVLQHTARGSRSCGPTETTPWARAAPQFHGLTVPGPRHMALSRTPTPSDTYCADPRALYCDGPLPGPRDYTERRGPSFTTPPGPTQFFYTEEPEGHPGSFPASPGPPFDSYYGRPFPPEEPPVPSPRRGSSYYAGEVRTFPVQEPPSRSYYGEATRAYGPPCGPRYAPEDPRAHPALHHFYTEDFGRYRDRDALARTYPHPRSSPAWVDWGLRPYRTLQVVPPPDPGPLLASWHGGTGTSPPRLATDSRHYSRSWDNILVPGLRREDPLGRGRSYENLLGRETREPRGASPEGRRAPVVVNLSTSPRRYAALSLSETSLSEKSRVGEGLGRNWYVTPEITITDNDLRAAERPTARGWELPGGRTRPTPPAAPEAPTGGRQRSLEQLDELITDLVIDSRPPAGQAPEPAADGLGRQLRRLLDSRPAGPGAPALAPRSPPASAGSAEEPAGSGQAADASPEPSADEDDLMTCSNARCRRTETMFNACLYFKSCHSCYTYYCSRLCRREDWDAHKARCVYGRVGSVCRHVLQFCRDSGPVHRAFSRIARVGFLSRGRGVLFLGFPSPGSADNFLRFGLEGLLLSPTYLSLRELATHAAPLGSYARELAAAGRLYEPAECFLLSVSVAVGPGAAPPGSSARPAPAPRSPGPTVRKFAKVALAAGSPARPPPARGREPDMETLILTPPPGTAGLDQDGEAGRRAREVAFIHIQRELRLRGVFLRHEFPRVYEQLCEFVEANRRFTPTTIYPTDRRTGRPFMCMIMAASEPRALDWVASANLLDDIM from the coding sequence ATGACCCGCACGGACCCACCAGACCTGTTGGTGTCGACCGTGTACCAGGACATCAAGGTGGCGGCCCCGGGGCCCGCATCGCGGCGCCCGCCATGTGAGCGCTCCGTGGCCCCGCCGGCTGTGCCCGCGCCTTTCAACAAGCGCCACTGCCGCAGCTTCGACTTCCTGGAGGCGCTGGACGGGGTGGCCATGGAAGCCCGCATGGAGCCGCCGCCCCCGGAGCCCGCCGCGCAGCGCTCCCGGCCCCGCGACGCGGATCCCCGGCGCCGCGCCCGCTCCAAGAgtgcgccccgcgcgcccccgggcCTGGCGCCCGCTCCCGCCTCGCCGCCCGTGCTGCCGCGCCGAGGCCGGGAAGCCCAGCGGACTGCGCGGGCGGAGGCTTCGCCACACCGGGAGCCAGCGTACCCCGCGCTGCGCGCACTCGCCAACGAGCTGCACCCCATCAAGCTGCAGCCGCAGCGGGGCGTCCCTGGCCGCATCGCGCCCCTGTGCGCCGCCACCGGCCGCTGTGCGCCCCCGGAGCCGCCCGCCGGGCCCGCACCCCACGTCCGCTGCCGCCTGGACATCAAGCCCGACGATGCGGTGCTGCAGCACACTGCCCGGGGCTCGCGGTCCTGCGGGCCGACGGAGACCACGCCCTGGGCACGCGCCGCCCCGCAGTTCCACGGCCTCACGGTGCCCGGGCCGCGTCACATGGCGCTGTcgcgcacccccacccccagtgacACGTACTGCGCGGATCCCCGGGCACTGTACTGCGATGGCCCGCTGCCTGGGCCCCGGGACTACACAGAGCGCCGTGGCCCGTCCTTCACCACGCCTCCAGGCCCCACCCAGTTCTTCTACACGGAGGAACCCGAGGGCCACCCTGGCAGCTTCCCCGCCAGCCCGGGGCCGCCCTTCGACAGCTACTACGGCAGGCCCTTCCCGCCGGAGGAGCCCCCCGTCCCCAGCCCCAGGCGCGGCAGCAGCTACTATGCAGGGGAAGTGCGCACCTTCCCAGTCCAGGAGCCGCCCTCCCGGTCCTACTATGGGGAGGCCACCCGAGCCTACGGCCCTCCCTGCGGCCCACGCTATGCTCCCGAGGACCCGCGGGCCCACCCCGCTCTCCACCACTTCTACACAGAGGACTTCGGACGGTACCGCGACCGCGACGCCCTGGCTCGGACTTACCCACACCCGCGCAGCAGCCCCGCCTGGGTCGACTGGGGCCTGCGGCCTTACCGCACCCTGCAGGTGGTGCCTCCCCCGGACCCTGGCCCCCTGCTCGCCTCTTGGCACGGGGGCACCGGCACCAGCCCACCCCGGCTGGCCACTGACAGCCGCCACTACTCTCGCTCCTGGGACAACATCCTGGTGCCTGGGCTGCGCCGGGAGGACCCCCTGGGCCGGGGCCGCAGCTACGAGAACCTGCTGGGGCGCGAGACACGGGAACCGCGGGGTGCATCCCCTGAAGGCCGGCGTGCCCCGGTTGTTGTGAACCTGTCCACCTCGCCCAGACGCTATGCAGCACTGTCACTGTCCGAGACCTCGCTGTCGGAGAAGAGCCGCGTGGGCGAGGGCCTGGGCCGCAACTGGTACGTCACACCTGAGATCACCATCACCGACAACGATCTGCGCGCCGCGGAGCGCCCgactgccaggggctgggaattGCCAGGGGGGCGAACCCGGCCGACCCCACCCGCCGCCCCCGAAGCCCCCACCGGTGGCCGCCAGCGCAGCCTCGAGCAGCTGGACGAGCTCATCACCGACCTGGTCATCGACTCTCGGCCCCCCGCCGGCCAAGCCCCGGAGCCCGCGGCGGATGGGCTGGGCCGCCAGCTGCGCCGCCTGCTGGACTCTCGGCCCGCGGGTCCCGGGGCCCCCGCGCTGGCTCCGCGATCGCCCCCTGCGTCAGCCGGCAGCGCCGAGGAGCCCGCGGGCTCGGGACAGGCGGCCGACGCGTCCCCGGAGCCCAGTGCGGATGAGGATGACCTGATGACGTGCTCCAACGCGCGCTGCCGGCGCACCGAGACCATGTTCAACGCCTGCCTCTACTTCAAGTCCTGCCACAGCTGCTACACCTACTACTGCTCGCGCCTGTGCCGCCGCGAGGACTGGGACGCACACAAGGCGCGCTGCGTGTACGGCCGCGTGGGCAGCGTGTGTCGCCACGTACTGCAGTTCTGCCGGGACAGCGGCCCAGTGCACCGCGCCTTCTCGCGCATCGCCCGTGTGGGCTTCTTGTCGCGCGGTCGCGGCGTGCTCTTTCTGGGCTTCCCGAGCCCGGGCTCTGCTGACAACTTCCTGCGCTTCGGCCTCGAGGGGCTGCTGCTGTCGCCCACCTACCTGTCGCTGCGCGAGCTGGCCACGCACGCAGCGCCCCTGGGCAGCTATGCGCGCGAGCTGGCGGCCGCCGGGCGCCTCTACGAGCCGGCCGAGTGCTTCCTGCTCAGCGTGTCGGTGGCCGTGGGCCCCGGCGCCGCGCCCCCCGGCTCCTccgcccggcccgcgcccgcgccgcgcAGCCCTGGGCCCACCGTACGCAAGTTCGCCAAGGTGGCGCTGGCGGCCGGCAGCCCCGCGCGTCCGCCCCCGGCTCGGGGTCGCGAGCCCGATATGGAGACGCTGATCCTGACCCCGCCGCCCGGCACGGCGGGCCTGGACCAAGACGGCGAAGCCGGCCGGCGCGCGCGCGAGGTCGCCTTCATCCACATCCAGCGCGAGCTGCGGCTGCGCGGCGTCTTCCTGCGCCACGAGTTCCCGCGCGTCTACGAGCAGCTCTGCGAGTTCGTCGAGGCCAACCGGCGCTTCACGCCCACCACCATCTACCCCACGGACCGGCGCACCGGCCGCCCCTTCATGTGCATGATCATGGCGGCCTCCGAGCCGCGCGCGCTCGACTGGGTGGCCAGCGCCAACCTGCTAGATGACATTATGTGA
- the PHPT1 gene encoding 14 kDa phosphohistidine phosphatase, protein MAAADLAQIADVDIDSDGIFKYVLIRVHAAPPSETPAEESKEIVRGYKWAEYHADIYDKVSGDMQKKGYSCECLGGGRISHQSQDKKIHVYGYSMGYGRAQHSISTEKIKAMYPDYEVTWADDGY, encoded by the exons ATGGCGGCCGCGGACCTCGCCCAGATCGCCGATGTGGACATCGATTCCGATGGCATCTTCAAATACGTGCTAATTCGAGTCCATGCGGCGCCGCCTTCCGAGACCCCGGCCGAGGAGAGCAAGGAGATCGTGCGCGGCTACAAGTGGGCCGAGTATCACG CCGACATCTATGACAAGGTATCTGGAGATATGCAGAAAAAGGGCTATAGCTGTGAGTGTCTCGGAGGCGGGCGCATCTCCCACCAGAGCCAGGACAAGAAGATCCACGTGTATGGCTACTCCATG GGTTATGGCCGCGCCCAACACTCCATCTCCACCGAGAAGATCAAAGCCATGTATCCTGACTACGAGGTCACCTGGGCCGATGATGGCTACTGA
- the AJM1 gene encoding apical junction component 1 homolog isoform X2 — protein sequence MEARMEPPPPEPAAQRSRPRDADPRRRARSKSAPRAPPGLAPAPASPPVLPRRGREAQRTARAEASPHREPAYPALRALANELHPIKLQPQRGVPGRIAPLCAATGRCAPPEPPAGPAPHVRCRLDIKPDDAVLQHTARGSRSCGPTETTPWARAAPQFHGLTVPGPRHMALSRTPTPSDTYCADPRALYCDGPLPGPRDYTERRGPSFTTPPGPTQFFYTEEPEGHPGSFPASPGPPFDSYYGRPFPPEEPPVPSPRRGSSYYAGEVRTFPVQEPPSRSYYGEATRAYGPPCGPRYAPEDPRAHPALHHFYTEDFGRYRDRDALARTYPHPRSSPAWVDWGLRPYRTLQVVPPPDPGPLLASWHGGTGTSPPRLATDSRHYSRSWDNILVPGLRREDPLGRGRSYENLLGRETREPRGASPEGRRAPVVVNLSTSPRRYAALSLSETSLSEKSRVGEGLGRNWYVTPEITITDNDLRAAERPTARGWELPGGRTRPTPPAAPEAPTGGRQRSLEQLDELITDLVIDSRPPAGQAPEPAADGLGRQLRRLLDSRPAGPGAPALAPRSPPASAGSAEEPAGSGQAADASPEPSADEDDLMTCSNARCRRTETMFNACLYFKSCHSCYTYYCSRLCRREDWDAHKARCVYGRVGSVCRHVLQFCRDSGPVHRAFSRIARVGFLSRGRGVLFLGFPSPGSADNFLRFGLEGLLLSPTYLSLRELATHAAPLGSYARELAAAGRLYEPAECFLLSVSVAVGPGAAPPGSSARPAPAPRSPGPTVRKFAKVALAAGSPARPPPARGREPDMETLILTPPPGTAGLDQDGEAGRRAREVAFIHIQRELRLRGVFLRHEFPRVYEQLCEFVEANRRFTPTTIYPTDRRTGRPFMCMIMAASEPRALDWVASANLLDDIM from the coding sequence ATGGAAGCCCGCATGGAGCCGCCGCCCCCGGAGCCCGCCGCGCAGCGCTCCCGGCCCCGCGACGCGGATCCCCGGCGCCGCGCCCGCTCCAAGAgtgcgccccgcgcgcccccgggcCTGGCGCCCGCTCCCGCCTCGCCGCCCGTGCTGCCGCGCCGAGGCCGGGAAGCCCAGCGGACTGCGCGGGCGGAGGCTTCGCCACACCGGGAGCCAGCGTACCCCGCGCTGCGCGCACTCGCCAACGAGCTGCACCCCATCAAGCTGCAGCCGCAGCGGGGCGTCCCTGGCCGCATCGCGCCCCTGTGCGCCGCCACCGGCCGCTGTGCGCCCCCGGAGCCGCCCGCCGGGCCCGCACCCCACGTCCGCTGCCGCCTGGACATCAAGCCCGACGATGCGGTGCTGCAGCACACTGCCCGGGGCTCGCGGTCCTGCGGGCCGACGGAGACCACGCCCTGGGCACGCGCCGCCCCGCAGTTCCACGGCCTCACGGTGCCCGGGCCGCGTCACATGGCGCTGTcgcgcacccccacccccagtgacACGTACTGCGCGGATCCCCGGGCACTGTACTGCGATGGCCCGCTGCCTGGGCCCCGGGACTACACAGAGCGCCGTGGCCCGTCCTTCACCACGCCTCCAGGCCCCACCCAGTTCTTCTACACGGAGGAACCCGAGGGCCACCCTGGCAGCTTCCCCGCCAGCCCGGGGCCGCCCTTCGACAGCTACTACGGCAGGCCCTTCCCGCCGGAGGAGCCCCCCGTCCCCAGCCCCAGGCGCGGCAGCAGCTACTATGCAGGGGAAGTGCGCACCTTCCCAGTCCAGGAGCCGCCCTCCCGGTCCTACTATGGGGAGGCCACCCGAGCCTACGGCCCTCCCTGCGGCCCACGCTATGCTCCCGAGGACCCGCGGGCCCACCCCGCTCTCCACCACTTCTACACAGAGGACTTCGGACGGTACCGCGACCGCGACGCCCTGGCTCGGACTTACCCACACCCGCGCAGCAGCCCCGCCTGGGTCGACTGGGGCCTGCGGCCTTACCGCACCCTGCAGGTGGTGCCTCCCCCGGACCCTGGCCCCCTGCTCGCCTCTTGGCACGGGGGCACCGGCACCAGCCCACCCCGGCTGGCCACTGACAGCCGCCACTACTCTCGCTCCTGGGACAACATCCTGGTGCCTGGGCTGCGCCGGGAGGACCCCCTGGGCCGGGGCCGCAGCTACGAGAACCTGCTGGGGCGCGAGACACGGGAACCGCGGGGTGCATCCCCTGAAGGCCGGCGTGCCCCGGTTGTTGTGAACCTGTCCACCTCGCCCAGACGCTATGCAGCACTGTCACTGTCCGAGACCTCGCTGTCGGAGAAGAGCCGCGTGGGCGAGGGCCTGGGCCGCAACTGGTACGTCACACCTGAGATCACCATCACCGACAACGATCTGCGCGCCGCGGAGCGCCCgactgccaggggctgggaattGCCAGGGGGGCGAACCCGGCCGACCCCACCCGCCGCCCCCGAAGCCCCCACCGGTGGCCGCCAGCGCAGCCTCGAGCAGCTGGACGAGCTCATCACCGACCTGGTCATCGACTCTCGGCCCCCCGCCGGCCAAGCCCCGGAGCCCGCGGCGGATGGGCTGGGCCGCCAGCTGCGCCGCCTGCTGGACTCTCGGCCCGCGGGTCCCGGGGCCCCCGCGCTGGCTCCGCGATCGCCCCCTGCGTCAGCCGGCAGCGCCGAGGAGCCCGCGGGCTCGGGACAGGCGGCCGACGCGTCCCCGGAGCCCAGTGCGGATGAGGATGACCTGATGACGTGCTCCAACGCGCGCTGCCGGCGCACCGAGACCATGTTCAACGCCTGCCTCTACTTCAAGTCCTGCCACAGCTGCTACACCTACTACTGCTCGCGCCTGTGCCGCCGCGAGGACTGGGACGCACACAAGGCGCGCTGCGTGTACGGCCGCGTGGGCAGCGTGTGTCGCCACGTACTGCAGTTCTGCCGGGACAGCGGCCCAGTGCACCGCGCCTTCTCGCGCATCGCCCGTGTGGGCTTCTTGTCGCGCGGTCGCGGCGTGCTCTTTCTGGGCTTCCCGAGCCCGGGCTCTGCTGACAACTTCCTGCGCTTCGGCCTCGAGGGGCTGCTGCTGTCGCCCACCTACCTGTCGCTGCGCGAGCTGGCCACGCACGCAGCGCCCCTGGGCAGCTATGCGCGCGAGCTGGCGGCCGCCGGGCGCCTCTACGAGCCGGCCGAGTGCTTCCTGCTCAGCGTGTCGGTGGCCGTGGGCCCCGGCGCCGCGCCCCCCGGCTCCTccgcccggcccgcgcccgcgccgcgcAGCCCTGGGCCCACCGTACGCAAGTTCGCCAAGGTGGCGCTGGCGGCCGGCAGCCCCGCGCGTCCGCCCCCGGCTCGGGGTCGCGAGCCCGATATGGAGACGCTGATCCTGACCCCGCCGCCCGGCACGGCGGGCCTGGACCAAGACGGCGAAGCCGGCCGGCGCGCGCGCGAGGTCGCCTTCATCCACATCCAGCGCGAGCTGCGGCTGCGCGGCGTCTTCCTGCGCCACGAGTTCCCGCGCGTCTACGAGCAGCTCTGCGAGTTCGTCGAGGCCAACCGGCGCTTCACGCCCACCACCATCTACCCCACGGACCGGCGCACCGGCCGCCCCTTCATGTGCATGATCATGGCGGCCTCCGAGCCGCGCGCGCTCGACTGGGTGGCCAGCGCCAACCTGCTAGATGACATTATGTGA
- the RABL6 gene encoding rab-like protein 6 produces the protein MFSALKKLVGSEQAPGRDKNIPAGLQSMNQALQRRFAKGVQYNMKIVIRGDRNTGKTALWHRLQGKKFVEEYIPTQEIQVTSIHWNYKTTDDIVKVEVWDVVDKGKCRRRGDGLKVENDPQEVESEMALDAEFLDVYKNCNGVVMMFDITKQWTFNYILRELPKVPTHVPVCVLGNYRDMGEHRVILPDDVRDFIDNLDRPPGSSYFRYAESSMKNSFGLKYLHKFFNIPFLQLQRETLLRQLETNQLDVDATLEELSVQQETEDQNYDIFLEMMEARSRGHASPLAANGQSPSSGSQSPVVPPSAVSTGSSSPSTPQPAPQMPLHTPSACPCPLPPTEAPLPPAAPAPRRSIISRLFGTSPAAEAAPSAPEPASVPEAPVKVQNVEDFVPEEGLDRSFLDDTGPQQNEKRVGAKVPQDSDSDEEVPGGNPLVAGFQDDVDIEDKPPSRPLLPVGPITKENITSSSEEEAEKVAGHPKATVPIPQKCSEPETKRPSTKAARLHRGMAPRAAESRQPSTRKSPAEGPSGGREEGKKEQAASSESDPEGPIAAQMLSFVMDDPDFESDSDPQRRADEFPVREDLSEETDEDAAPAQPPPLPKPPVASFRLKNDSDLFGLGLAETSHKDISDEDKEGKPPTKEKKKKKKSREEEEKAVKKKGKHKKSRDREEGRQERRRRRPRGTERTEKTAGDELEAFLGGAAPGGHLRGGGDYEEL, from the exons TGAAGATAGTGATCCGAGGAGACAGGAACACGGGCAAGACGGCGCTATGGCACCGGCTGCAGGGCAAGAAGTTTGTGGAGGAGTACATCCCCACACAGGAGATCCAGGTCACCAGCATCCACTGGAATTACAAAA CCACTGATGACATCGTCAAGGTAGAAGTCTGGGATGTAGTTGACAAAG GGAAGTGCAGACGACGAGGTGATGGCTTGAAGGTGGAGAATGATCCCCAGGAG GTGGAGTCCGAGATGGCCCTGGATGCCGAGTTCCTGGATGTATACAAGAACTGTAATGGGGTGGTCATGATGTTCGACATCACCAAGCAGTG GACCTTCAACTACATACTCCGGGAGCTTCCCAAGGTGCCTACCCATGTGCCAGTGTGTGTGCTGGGGAATTACCGTGACATGGGCGAGCACCGGGTCATCCTGCCTGATGACGTGCGTGACTTTATCGACAACCtggacag GCCTCCAGGCTCCTCCTACTTCCGCTATGCTGAGTCCTCCATGAAGAACAGCTTTGGCCTAAAGTACCTTCACAAATTCTTCAACATCCCATTCCTGCAGCTTCAG AGGGAGACGCTGCTCCGGCAGCTGGAGACGAACCAGCTGGACGTGGACGCCACACTGGAGGAGCTGTCAGTACAGCaggagacagaggaccagaactATGACAT CTTCCTTGAGATGATGGAGGCACGCAGCCGTGGCCATGCGTCCCCACTGGCAGCCAACGGGCAGAGCCCATCCTCAGGCTCCCAGTCTCCGGTAGTGCCTCCCAGCGCTGTGTCCACAGGGAGCTCCAGCCCCAGCACACCCCAGCCAGCCCCACAGATGCCCCTCCACACGCCCTCAGcctgcccctgtcccctgccccccacggaggccccactgccccctgcagcccctgccccacgGCGCAGCATCATCTCCAGGCTGTTTGGGACCTCACCAGCTGCTGAGGCAGCCCCTTCAGCCCCAG AGCCAGCCTCAGTCCCAGAGGCCCCAGTGAAAGTCCAGAACGTGGAGGATTTTGTTCCTGAAGAAGGCCTTGACCGCAGCTTCCTGGATGACACTGGCCCCCAGCAGAATGAGAAGAGAGTCGGAGCTAAGGTCCCACAGGACAGTGACAG CGATGAGGAGGTCCCAGGCGGGAACCCACTGGTAGCAGGTTTCCAGGATGATGTGGACATTGAAGATAAGCCACCTAGCAGGCCCCTGCTGCCCGTGGGCCCCATCACCAAGGAAAACATCACTTCTTCCAgtgaggaggaagcagagaaggTGGCAGGGCACCCCAAGGCCACTGTCCCCATCCCCCAGAAGTGCTCTGAGCCAGAGACCAAACG GCCCTCCACAAAAGCTGCCAGGCTGCACAGGGGTATGGCTCCCAGGGCTGCAGAGTCCCGCCAGCCAAGCACCCGCAAATCCCCCGCTGAAGGCCCCTCTGGAGGCCGTGAAGAGGGCAAGAAGGAACAGGCAGCGTCATCAGAGAGTGACCCCGAGGGGCCCATTGCCGCCCAGATGCTGTCCTTTGTCATGGATGACCCTGACTTCGAGAGCGACTCAGACCCTCAGCGGAGAGCG GACGAGTTCCCGGTGCGAGAGGACCTCTCAGAGGAAACTGATGAGGATGCTGCTCCTGCCCagccccccccactccccaagcCCCCTGTGGCCTCCTTCAGACTGAAGAATGACTCAGACCTCTTTGGGTTGGGACTGGCAGAAACTAGCCACAAGGATATCAGCGATGAAG ATAAGGAGGGCAAGCCTCCCacgaaagagaagaagaagaagaagaaaagcagagag gaggaagagaaggctGTGAAGAAGAAGGGCAAGCATAAGAAGAGCCgggacagggaggagggcaggcaggagcggcggaggcggcggccccggggcACCGAGAGGACAGAGAAAACAGCAGGGGACGAGCTGGAGGCCTTCCTGGGGGGCGCAGCCCCTGGCGGCCACCTCCGTGGGGGTGGGGACTATGAGGAGCTGTAG